The Oryzias latipes chromosome 16, ASM223467v1 genome includes a region encoding these proteins:
- the LOC101157485 gene encoding m-AAA protease-interacting protein 1, mitochondrial yields the protein MQRLASLAARRELGGLAAGVRACRGGLTCGERPAGQRRSASVCARASMRASGGGGGALLRDKHRAFCSRGGAAGPPRDPDRKPSVSVVGIPDPLTWIRCKVITALIDFYFEANINSEEFDRGVKQALVHVSNKMSRGRYHELRGLVSYEMAEYVEKRCSSLSDAQRKQLSVDEDDIIFMLPEDISVVFDQSGRKFCFVVMRFWLLSSHEGPEDPEGSKIFKVAPSKEAGGQQKKIATAVYEFHREVTSGASPDWSITTVWHWNWGPAK from the exons ATGCAGCGGCTCGCCAGCCTCGCCGCGCGCCGGGAGCTCGGCGGCCTCGCCGCCGGGGTGCGCGCCTGCAGAGGCGGCCTCACTTGCGGCGAGCGGCCGGCGGGGCAGCGGCGGAGCGCGAGCGTCTGCGCGCGCGCCTCCATGAGGGCcagcggcgggggggggggcgcgcTCCTCCGCGACAAACACAGAGCGTTCTGCTCGCGGGGCGGAGCGGCGGGGCCACCACGGGACCCCGACCGGAAGCCCTCCGTCTCCGTGGTCGGCATCCCGGACCCGCTGACCTGGATCCGGTGTAAAGTCATCACGGCCTTGATCGACTTTTACTTTGAGGCAAATATAAACTCAGAGGAGTTTGACAGAGGCGTAAAACAG GCTTTGGTCCATGTCTCCAACAAGATGTCCAGAGGACGATACCATGAGCTGAGGGGGCTGGTGTCCTATGAG ATGGCGGAGTACGTGGAGAAGAGGTGCAGCTCTCTTAGCGACGCTCAGAGGAAGCAGCTCTCCGTCGACGAGGACGATATAATATTCATGCTGCCAGAAGACATCTCTGTGGTCTTTGACCAGTCCG GGAGAAAATTCTGCTTTGTCGTCATGAGATTTTGGCTACTGTCGTCGCATGAAGGTCCTGAAGACCCAGAAGGttcaaaaatcttcaaagtGGCTCCTAGTAAAGAAGCAGGAggccaacagaaaaaaattgcaACTGCAGTCTATGA ATTCCACAGAGAGGTAACCAGCGGAGCTTCTCCAGACTGGAGTATCACGACGGTTTGGCACTGGAACTGGGGCCCCGCAAAGTGA